A genomic stretch from Halalkalibacillus sediminis includes:
- the asnS gene encoding asparagine--tRNA ligase, with product MKTTIANVHKHVNETVTIGAWLHNKRSSGKIAFLQLRDGTGFIQGVVVKAQVDEETFDLSKKLTQESSLYVTGNIVEDTRSPLGYEMQVEKVELIQEAVDYPITPKEHGTEFLMDHRHLWLRSSKQHAIMKVRNEIIRATYEFFNQEGFVKVDPPILTGASAEGTTELFHTKYFDEDAYLSQSGQLYMEAAAMALGRVFSFGPTFRAEKSKTRRHLIEFWMIEPEMAFMDHDDSLEVQEQYVSHVVQSVLKNCKIELNTLERDTSKLENIKAPFPRITYDEAIEFLHEKGFDDIQWGDDFGAPHETAIAESYDKPVFITHFPLEIKAFYMKPDPNNPNVALCADLIAPEGYGEIIGGSERIDDLDLMKQRYEEHDLTGPAYQWYLQLREYGSVPHSGFGLGLERTVAWISGIEHIRETIPFPRLLNRLYP from the coding sequence ATGAAAACTACAATAGCTAATGTCCATAAGCACGTTAATGAAACAGTTACAATCGGAGCATGGCTTCATAATAAACGGTCGAGTGGTAAAATCGCATTCTTGCAATTAAGAGATGGGACAGGCTTCATACAAGGAGTTGTCGTTAAAGCTCAGGTAGATGAAGAGACGTTCGATTTATCCAAAAAGTTGACTCAGGAATCTTCACTCTATGTAACTGGGAATATTGTTGAAGATACTAGAAGCCCTTTAGGATATGAAATGCAGGTCGAAAAGGTTGAATTAATCCAAGAAGCAGTGGATTACCCAATCACTCCGAAAGAACACGGTACAGAATTTTTGATGGATCATCGCCATCTCTGGTTAAGATCGAGTAAGCAGCATGCAATCATGAAAGTACGTAATGAAATCATACGAGCTACATACGAATTCTTTAATCAAGAAGGTTTCGTCAAGGTAGATCCACCAATTCTTACTGGTGCTTCCGCAGAAGGTACCACAGAATTGTTCCACACTAAGTACTTTGATGAAGATGCTTATCTTTCACAAAGTGGGCAGCTATACATGGAAGCTGCTGCAATGGCATTGGGTAGAGTTTTTTCATTTGGACCTACATTCCGAGCGGAGAAGTCTAAAACTAGAAGACACTTGATCGAGTTCTGGATGATCGAACCCGAAATGGCATTCATGGATCATGATGATAGTTTAGAAGTTCAAGAACAGTATGTATCTCACGTAGTTCAATCGGTACTAAAAAACTGCAAGATTGAATTAAACACGCTAGAACGTGACACATCAAAATTGGAGAACATCAAAGCTCCTTTTCCAAGAATCACATACGATGAAGCGATTGAATTCTTACACGAAAAAGGTTTTGATGATATTCAATGGGGAGATGATTTCGGCGCACCACATGAAACTGCTATTGCCGAAAGTTATGATAAACCAGTGTTCATTACACATTTTCCACTTGAAATCAAAGCTTTCTATATGAAACCAGACCCTAATAATCCAAATGTTGCTCTATGTGCAGACTTGATTGCACCAGAAGGCTATGGTGAAATTATTGGTGGTTCTGAGAGAATTGACGATTTGGATTTAATGAAGCAACGCTACGAAGAACATGATTTAACAGGGCCTGCCTACCAATGGTACTTACAACTAAGAGAGTATGGTAGCGTACCACATTCAGGATTCGGCCTTGGTTTAGAACGAACGGTAGCATGGATCTCTGGGATTGAACATATTAGAGAAACCATCCCATTCCCACGTCTATTAAATCGTCTGTATCCTTAA
- a CDS encoding pyridoxal phosphate-dependent aminotransferase has protein sequence MELADRVESLTPSTTLAITSKAKALKEDGHDVIGLGAGEPDFNTPEYILDAAKNAMDQGLTKYTPSGGLPELKDAIIDKFKRDQSLVFNRNEIIVTIGAKHALFTLFQVLLNRGDEVIVPVPYWVSYPEQIKLAEGQPVYVKGSEDNNFKITPEQLEESITDQTKAIIINSPSNPTGVLYTKDELEALGEIAIKHNLWIVSDEIYEKLIYGNDNHQSIAEISEELKNHTIIINGVSKSHSMTGWRIGYAAGNETIIKAMTNLASHSTSNPTSISQHAAIAAYTNSEEEIERMKEAFEERLNKLYDWMMEIPNLSCVKPQGAFYLFPNVSKIVNQSPFDSVDEWVKQLLEEEKVAIVPGSGFGSEDNVRLSYATSLDQLEEAAKRIKKFVEKYSV, from the coding sequence ATGGAATTAGCAGATCGCGTAGAATCTTTAACACCATCGACTACACTTGCAATTACATCTAAAGCAAAAGCTTTAAAAGAAGACGGTCATGATGTAATTGGTTTAGGTGCTGGGGAGCCTGATTTCAATACTCCGGAGTATATTTTAGACGCCGCTAAAAATGCAATGGACCAAGGACTGACAAAATATACACCAAGCGGTGGACTACCAGAATTGAAAGACGCAATTATTGATAAATTCAAGCGTGATCAATCACTGGTTTTCAATAGAAATGAAATAATAGTTACTATTGGGGCCAAGCACGCATTGTTTACATTATTCCAAGTTCTTTTAAATCGCGGAGATGAAGTAATTGTTCCAGTACCTTATTGGGTAAGTTATCCAGAACAGATCAAATTAGCTGAAGGGCAACCTGTATATGTCAAAGGTTCTGAAGACAATAACTTTAAAATAACTCCTGAGCAGTTGGAAGAATCGATTACAGATCAGACAAAAGCAATCATTATCAATTCTCCAAGTAACCCAACTGGGGTTCTTTATACAAAAGATGAACTAGAGGCTTTAGGCGAAATAGCCATTAAACATAACCTCTGGATTGTTTCAGATGAGATTTATGAAAAGTTGATTTATGGTAATGACAATCATCAATCTATTGCTGAGATATCTGAGGAGCTTAAGAATCATACAATCATCATCAATGGTGTAAGTAAATCTCACTCAATGACAGGGTGGAGGATTGGCTATGCAGCAGGTAATGAAACGATCATTAAAGCTATGACTAATTTGGCTTCACACTCTACATCAAACCCGACGTCAATCTCACAGCATGCTGCAATTGCAGCTTATACTAACTCAGAGGAAGAAATTGAACGTATGAAAGAAGCTTTTGAAGAAAGGCTGAATAAGCTTTACGATTGGATGATGGAAATCCCTAATCTATCTTGTGTAAAACCACAAGGAGCTTTCTATTTATTTCCTAACGTAAGTAAGATTGTTAATCAATCACCTTTCGATTCAGTCGATGAATGGGTAAAACAATTGTTAGAAGAGGAAAAAGTGGCTATCGTACCAGGATCCGGATTTGGCTCGGAAGATAATGTTCGTTTGTCTTACGCGACTTCTCTCGATCAATTAGAAGAAGCAGCAAAGAGAATTAAAAAATTCGTAGAAAAATATTCAGTTTAA
- a CDS encoding DUF5590 domain-containing protein, producing the protein MFNSIFTVRNLIYSIVAFLIILVIATISIFIFIFNDVQGEAQTQGDEAIEVALKETPLTEASDTRTFNAEHSYVTVFGEDESDNGLIVFVPIEEEADSTIDWVEQSNGLTEKEMLDEWRESCSDCDLKQIVPGKMNEQFVWEIIYTNQSRYYFQTFKFETGELYDSISFSKN; encoded by the coding sequence TTGTTTAATTCAATTTTTACTGTGCGAAATCTCATATATAGTATTGTCGCCTTTTTGATAATACTGGTAATAGCAACGATTTCCATATTTATTTTTATATTTAATGATGTACAAGGCGAGGCTCAAACTCAAGGAGATGAAGCAATCGAAGTTGCATTAAAAGAAACACCACTTACTGAGGCTTCTGATACTCGAACATTTAATGCAGAACATTCATATGTCACAGTATTTGGTGAAGATGAATCAGACAACGGCTTGATTGTTTTTGTTCCAATAGAGGAAGAAGCGGATTCAACTATTGATTGGGTAGAGCAGTCTAATGGACTGACTGAGAAAGAAATGTTGGATGAATGGCGTGAATCATGTAGTGATTGTGACTTAAAACAAATCGTTCCTGGAAAAATGAACGAGCAATTTGTATGGGAAATCATATACACTAATCAGTCACGCTACTATTTTCAAACATTCAAGTTCGAAACTGGAGAATTATATGATTCCATTTCATTTAGTAAAAATTGA
- the dinG gene encoding ATP-dependent DNA helicase DinG produces the protein MNRYVVLDLETTGHSPKRGDEIIEVGLVVIDNDQIVDEYSTKVRPTHSIPPFISRLTGLTNEDVKNAPTIQEVLADIMPFFEDRYFIAHNAKFDYDFLNDALLRNGYSGLECPTIDTVELSRIFLPFADGYKLSELTSYLHIEHFSPHRALSDAYVTGLLFLEIMNRLDKLPLETLQQLLSFSQQYDSDFEWVLDDMIEEKRYKYESDHNLILQNGFAVKRIDQPTQPDVDIQLSFDEFVGQFFNQEPNEARTGQIQMANEIYHSFQNNQNAAIEAEAGMGKTIGYLLPATYFSLRNKEQVVISTQTIQLQNQIIVKDWMKIAESTELPIQVSLLKSSSHYINLERLRLFLETYPIHSNYDIILSLSIILVWLTETKTGDREELQLPTKGEHIWPFISGDDAGNKEEERSSYYHLAEQEAKQANVVVVNHAFLLNPDRKDSVDMLDYPYMIIDEAHHFENVARNQLAKKIDYVGLVDLLGSISRFQDFIEVEQAKAQADEFFRNVYEAVDFLHESDNELSDTGKFQLFLDEEHLSLFQQGPIKQSFSEFVAACQKLIRTMAGQIKSRERTKIFHIQLMERLKKMLNVLELFFQEDHMAIRWIEIDQDGAKNAVQINLQPMVLKPYMQGLFENKNRKSTIFTSATLKTNQSYSTFLEPLGLEEDIKKVTIPADYKLQEQTRIYVPNDFPNVIHSNPKKYASEIARFTKKILDEVNDKAIVLFTSYEMLNDVHYELKSMLSVNSFDVLSQGISTGSKDKLKKMFERSEHAVLLGTNSFWEGVDISGESLKVIILVRLPFDPPNHPVLRAKANWYHDQDKNPFYHLALPQAILRFRQAYGRLIRNNEDRGILFVLDQRMMKKSYGKHFVKSLPDLPITHENTDHIIQDAKNWVTYNN, from the coding sequence TTGAATCGATATGTAGTATTAGACCTAGAAACTACTGGACACTCACCAAAGCGTGGGGATGAAATCATTGAAGTGGGACTTGTTGTCATCGATAATGACCAAATTGTCGATGAATACTCGACTAAGGTTCGTCCTACACACTCGATTCCTCCTTTCATCAGCCGTTTAACAGGTTTGACGAATGAAGATGTTAAAAATGCACCAACCATTCAAGAAGTTCTAGCTGATATCATGCCATTCTTCGAAGACCGCTATTTCATCGCTCATAATGCTAAGTTTGATTATGATTTTTTAAATGATGCCTTATTAAGGAATGGTTATTCGGGATTAGAATGCCCAACGATAGATACAGTAGAGCTGTCTCGTATTTTTCTTCCTTTTGCAGATGGATACAAATTATCAGAACTAACATCTTATTTACATATAGAACACTTTTCTCCTCATAGGGCGTTATCTGATGCTTATGTAACGGGATTATTATTCCTAGAAATCATGAATCGTTTAGACAAGCTTCCTCTAGAAACACTGCAACAACTGCTCTCATTTTCTCAGCAGTATGATAGTGACTTTGAATGGGTTCTTGACGACATGATTGAAGAGAAAAGGTATAAATATGAAAGTGATCATAATCTCATTCTACAAAATGGGTTTGCAGTGAAGAGAATCGACCAACCTACACAACCTGATGTGGATATCCAGTTATCTTTTGACGAATTTGTTGGTCAATTCTTTAATCAAGAACCAAATGAGGCACGTACTGGTCAAATTCAGATGGCGAATGAGATTTATCACTCTTTCCAAAATAACCAGAATGCTGCTATAGAAGCAGAAGCGGGGATGGGTAAGACCATTGGATATCTACTTCCAGCAACTTATTTCTCTTTAAGGAATAAAGAGCAGGTAGTGATAAGTACCCAAACGATACAACTACAAAATCAAATTATTGTAAAAGACTGGATGAAGATAGCAGAAAGTACAGAATTACCGATCCAAGTTTCGCTCTTGAAAAGCTCATCCCACTATATCAATTTAGAAAGGTTGAGACTTTTTCTCGAAACTTACCCAATCCATTCTAACTATGACATCATCTTGTCATTGTCAATCATTCTAGTCTGGTTGACCGAAACTAAAACGGGTGATCGGGAAGAGTTACAACTACCTACCAAAGGCGAACATATTTGGCCCTTTATTTCTGGGGATGACGCTGGGAATAAAGAGGAGGAGCGATCTTCTTATTATCATTTAGCTGAGCAAGAAGCAAAGCAGGCAAATGTAGTAGTTGTGAACCATGCATTTTTGCTAAATCCTGATCGTAAAGATTCCGTCGACATGCTCGATTATCCATATATGATTATTGATGAAGCTCATCATTTTGAGAATGTCGCAAGAAATCAACTTGCTAAGAAAATCGATTACGTTGGTTTAGTGGATTTATTAGGAAGTATAAGTCGTTTTCAGGATTTTATAGAAGTAGAACAAGCTAAAGCACAAGCGGATGAATTTTTTAGAAATGTATATGAAGCTGTAGATTTTCTACACGAAAGTGATAACGAATTATCAGATACAGGAAAGTTTCAATTATTTTTAGATGAAGAGCATCTTTCTTTATTTCAACAAGGCCCAATCAAACAGTCCTTTAGTGAATTCGTAGCTGCTTGTCAAAAATTAATACGAACGATGGCCGGGCAAATAAAAAGTCGAGAACGGACTAAAATATTCCACATTCAACTGATGGAACGCCTTAAAAAAATGCTAAACGTCCTTGAATTGTTTTTTCAAGAGGATCACATGGCTATTCGTTGGATAGAGATTGATCAAGATGGTGCCAAGAATGCTGTTCAAATCAACCTTCAACCTATGGTTCTCAAACCATACATGCAAGGGTTGTTTGAAAATAAGAATCGAAAATCCACCATATTTACAAGTGCAACATTGAAGACAAATCAATCTTATTCTACTTTTCTTGAGCCATTAGGGCTGGAAGAAGATATTAAGAAAGTCACAATACCAGCTGATTATAAATTACAGGAGCAAACCAGGATATACGTACCGAATGATTTTCCGAATGTTATACATTCGAATCCAAAGAAGTATGCATCTGAAATAGCTCGATTTACTAAAAAAATATTAGATGAAGTAAATGATAAAGCGATTGTGCTCTTTACTTCATACGAAATGTTGAATGACGTTCATTACGAATTAAAATCAATGCTATCAGTAAATTCATTTGACGTTTTATCGCAAGGAATTAGTACAGGTAGTAAAGATAAGTTGAAGAAAATGTTCGAACGAAGTGAGCACGCAGTTTTGTTGGGAACAAATTCTTTTTGGGAAGGTGTCGATATTTCTGGCGAAAGCCTAAAAGTCATAATTCTTGTCCGATTGCCTTTCGACCCGCCGAATCATCCAGTGTTAAGAGCAAAAGCCAATTGGTACCATGATCAAGATAAAAACCCTTTCTACCATCTGGCTTTACCACAAGCTATTTTGCGATTCAGACAGGCGTACGGGCGTTTGATTAGAAATAATGAAGATCGAGGAATTTTGTTTGTGTTAGATCAAAGAATGATGAAAAAGAGTTACGGTAAGCATTTCGTTAAATCTTTACCGGATTTACCTATTACTCATGAAAATACCGACCATATCATTCAAGATGCAAAAAATTGGGTAACATATAATAATTGA
- the panD gene encoding aspartate 1-decarboxylase, giving the protein MFRTMMNAKIHRATVTEANLNYVGSITIDEDILDQVGILANEKVQIVNNNNGERLETYVIAGERNSGVFCLNGAAARRVQVGDTIIVISYAMLSREELASHQPRVAIMNERNEVEQLLAEETPMTVL; this is encoded by the coding sequence ATGTTTCGAACTATGATGAACGCAAAAATTCACCGCGCTACAGTTACTGAAGCAAACCTGAACTATGTGGGAAGTATAACTATTGATGAAGACATACTCGATCAGGTAGGAATTTTAGCTAATGAGAAAGTACAAATAGTTAATAATAATAATGGTGAACGTTTGGAAACATACGTGATTGCTGGCGAAAGAAACAGTGGCGTATTTTGTTTGAATGGTGCTGCGGCAAGAAGAGTTCAAGTGGGAGACACGATCATTGTCATTTCATATGCAATGCTATCAAGAGAAGAGCTTGCCTCTCATCAACCACGTGTAGCTATCATGAACGAGAGAAATGAAGTCGAACAACTTTTAGCAGAAGAAACACCAATGACAGTTCTATAA
- the panC gene encoding pantoate--beta-alanine ligase, which produces MKVIRSIKEMNEVSEEQRLSKNTIGFVPTMGFLHEGHLALVEQAKKDTTFVVVSVFVNPLQFNQATDLEKYPRDFERDEKILSEAGVDAIFYPSVDDMYPKSPAIQMNLVDRGDVLCGATRPGHFEGVLTVLSKLFNIIRPTHTFFGLKDAQQVAVVDSLINDLNFDIKLVPVPTVREDSGLAKSSRNVNLNPAEREEAANIYRSLLRGREELMNDNEWTREQVINTVNDFLQNRISGEIDYIDCLTYPELKSDNVKNHDIIIAVAVKYQYARLIDNVILHPNGQFKYGGD; this is translated from the coding sequence ATGAAAGTAATTCGTTCGATCAAAGAAATGAATGAAGTATCAGAAGAGCAGCGATTGAGTAAGAATACAATTGGTTTCGTTCCAACAATGGGCTTTCTTCATGAAGGTCATCTTGCATTAGTGGAACAAGCCAAGAAAGATACGACATTTGTTGTTGTCAGCGTCTTTGTAAACCCATTGCAATTCAATCAGGCGACAGATTTGGAAAAATACCCTCGAGACTTTGAAAGAGATGAGAAAATTTTATCTGAAGCCGGGGTGGATGCCATCTTTTACCCGTCAGTTGATGATATGTACCCTAAATCACCGGCTATTCAAATGAACTTGGTCGATCGTGGTGATGTCCTTTGTGGGGCTACTAGGCCAGGACACTTTGAAGGAGTTCTAACGGTTTTAAGTAAACTATTCAATATTATTCGTCCAACCCATACATTCTTCGGGTTGAAAGACGCGCAACAAGTGGCGGTGGTAGATTCTTTGATAAATGACTTGAATTTTGATATTAAATTAGTTCCAGTCCCGACTGTCAGAGAAGATAGTGGACTAGCCAAAAGCAGCAGAAACGTCAATCTTAATCCTGCTGAAAGAGAAGAGGCTGCAAATATCTATCGGTCATTACTTCGAGGACGAGAAGAATTAATGAATGATAACGAATGGACAAGGGAGCAAGTAATTAATACAGTAAATGATTTTCTCCAAAATAGAATAAGTGGGGAAATAGACTATATTGATTGTTTGACCTATCCAGAATTAAAGAGTGACAACGTGAAGAATCATGATATAATAATTGCGGTTGCCGTTAAATATCAGTACGCAAGACTAATTGATAATGTGATATTGCATCCAAACGGCCAATTTAAGTACGGAGGTGATTAG
- the panB gene encoding 3-methyl-2-oxobutanoate hydroxymethyltransferase, whose translation MKTRRTFSKMKQENEKITMITAYDYPSAKLSAEAEIDMILVGDSLGMVVLGYDSTIPVTVDDMIHHGKAVRRGAPDTFTVIDMPFMSFNVSKEDTLKNAKRIFQETGAQALKLEGGKDVAPTIELLTKAGIPVVAHVGLTPQTFNVLGGYRVQGKSEEEAERLLNDAIAVQEAGAISLVLECVPSKLAAVITDKIKIPTIGIGAGAECDGQVLVYHDLLQYGVERLAKFVKPYGDLNNSSKESIEKYVEEVKKGTFPSEEHTYSIDEDALKGLYGGS comes from the coding sequence ATGAAGACTCGAAGAACTTTTTCAAAGATGAAACAAGAAAATGAAAAAATCACGATGATTACTGCATACGATTATCCATCTGCAAAACTAAGTGCCGAAGCTGAAATAGATATGATTTTAGTCGGGGATAGCTTAGGGATGGTTGTTTTAGGGTATGATTCAACGATTCCTGTTACTGTTGATGATATGATTCATCACGGTAAAGCAGTAAGACGTGGAGCACCGGATACATTCACAGTGATCGATATGCCTTTCATGTCTTTCAATGTGTCTAAAGAGGATACATTAAAGAATGCGAAAAGGATTTTTCAGGAGACGGGTGCTCAAGCTCTTAAGCTTGAAGGAGGAAAAGATGTCGCTCCTACCATAGAACTACTTACCAAGGCCGGGATTCCGGTGGTTGCCCATGTCGGTTTAACTCCTCAGACGTTTAACGTTTTAGGAGGATATCGTGTCCAAGGTAAATCTGAAGAGGAAGCCGAACGTTTACTAAACGATGCTATAGCTGTCCAAGAGGCTGGAGCTATTTCATTAGTGCTAGAGTGCGTGCCATCTAAACTAGCAGCAGTTATAACCGATAAAATCAAGATTCCAACTATAGGAATAGGTGCAGGTGCTGAGTGTGATGGACAAGTATTGGTTTATCACGACCTCTTACAATATGGAGTAGAACGCTTAGCTAAATTCGTCAAACCTTATGGTGATTTGAATAATTCTTCTAAAGAATCAATAGAAAAATATGTTGAAGAGGTTAAAAAAGGCACCTTCCCCTCTGAAGAACACACATACTCGATTGACGAGGACGCTTTGAAAGGTTTATACGGTGGTTCATGA
- a CDS encoding biotin--[acetyl-CoA-carboxylase] ligase, which produces MEQTRKQLIDLLAESKDQYISGQELSKRLNISRSAIWKHMNELKKQGYLIEGVTNKGYRIISTPNSLSLDSLQWGLNTEWLGHQLVYEPTVTSTQIVGHDMARDGAPHGSVVVAGEQTAGRGRMKRYWDSKEGYGLWFSSIFRPKNLAPKKATQFTLVAAVAIAEYLEGLGLDVKIKWPNDIFIKGLKLSGILTEMQAEHDSVEYIIVGIGLNVNHDIRDLHESVQHKATSLRIELGEEQNINDVFQGLLLHLERKYDTFISEGFKHIKSEWESKAYRMNEWLDVRTNTTWKAKLIGIHEDGAMVVKDKDDKQHVLYSAEILW; this is translated from the coding sequence ATGGAGCAAACAAGAAAGCAACTAATCGACCTCCTAGCTGAATCAAAAGATCAATATATTTCTGGCCAAGAGTTATCAAAGCGACTAAATATATCCCGTTCTGCGATTTGGAAACATATGAATGAATTAAAAAAGCAGGGTTACCTTATTGAAGGGGTTACAAACAAAGGCTACCGAATCATTTCTACACCTAATTCTTTATCCTTGGATTCATTACAATGGGGTTTGAACACCGAGTGGCTTGGCCATCAATTGGTATATGAACCTACTGTAACTTCTACTCAAATCGTTGGTCATGATATGGCTCGTGACGGGGCCCCTCATGGTTCAGTAGTCGTAGCTGGAGAGCAGACAGCTGGTAGAGGTAGAATGAAGCGCTACTGGGATTCCAAGGAAGGTTATGGCTTATGGTTCAGTTCTATTTTTCGCCCTAAAAACCTTGCACCCAAAAAAGCGACTCAATTTACATTGGTTGCTGCGGTTGCAATTGCTGAGTATTTAGAAGGTTTGGGTTTAGATGTTAAAATCAAATGGCCTAACGATATATTTATCAAGGGACTAAAGTTGTCTGGAATACTGACTGAAATGCAAGCAGAACATGACAGTGTAGAATACATAATAGTGGGTATTGGACTGAATGTTAATCATGACATTCGAGATTTACATGAAAGCGTCCAGCACAAAGCTACTTCACTTAGGATCGAACTAGGGGAGGAACAAAATATCAACGACGTCTTTCAGGGACTACTCCTTCATCTGGAGAGAAAATATGATACATTTATCTCAGAAGGGTTCAAACATATTAAGAGCGAATGGGAATCTAAAGCATATCGAATGAATGAATGGTTGGATGTGAGGACTAATACAACATGGAAAGCTAAACTCATTGGGATCCATGAAGATGGTGCTATGGTAGTAAAGGATAAGGATGATAAACAGCACGTATTATACTCTGCTGAGATCCTATGGTAA
- a CDS encoding CCA tRNA nucleotidyltransferase, with translation MLKEPFTHAYNVIDALIQQGFQCYFVGGAVRDLLSGKQVGDIDLATDATPGEMQLIFERTVPIGIEHGTILVLDGEHSFEITTFRTEGMYDDFRHPSHVEFVRDIIEDLSRRDFTINAIAMDRNGELIDPFEGKKDLDNKIIQTVGNAMERFTEDPLRMLRGIRFSSQLGFDIDTYTLDAIKGLNPLLGKVSVERVSVELIKMFQGQSVKNGLSYLNNSNLWLALPVFMESETLIHDVQQKVNRPINSAGTIFAFLHLLQSNFSLKMWAKSYKLSNSIKREASLQIELYNLYIKDGLSSYVLYETKAVHLHPLLSLIELIEGRTYDFNEIQQQYYSLPIKSRDELMITGKDLIDWFPGAKRGKWVGDYMDRIENSILQNQLSNNKEDIRKQVKIWSKQESN, from the coding sequence ATGTTAAAAGAACCTTTCACACATGCCTATAATGTCATAGATGCATTGATACAACAAGGATTTCAATGCTATTTCGTCGGAGGAGCTGTCCGAGATCTTCTATCAGGCAAACAAGTCGGAGATATTGATTTAGCTACCGACGCTACACCTGGTGAAATGCAATTGATATTTGAGCGGACTGTACCAATCGGTATTGAGCATGGAACAATACTAGTATTGGATGGAGAACATTCATTTGAAATCACTACTTTCCGAACCGAAGGGATGTATGATGATTTCCGACACCCTTCACATGTAGAATTTGTAAGAGATATCATTGAGGATTTAAGTAGACGGGATTTTACCATTAATGCCATCGCTATGGATAGAAATGGAGAGTTAATCGATCCTTTTGAAGGTAAGAAGGATTTGGACAACAAGATCATACAAACGGTCGGGAATGCTATGGAAAGATTCACAGAAGATCCCCTTCGGATGTTACGAGGAATCAGATTCTCAAGTCAATTAGGGTTCGATATTGATACTTATACGCTTGATGCAATAAAGGGTTTAAATCCACTTTTAGGTAAAGTTTCAGTGGAAAGGGTCTCAGTAGAACTAATCAAAATGTTTCAGGGACAAAGTGTTAAAAACGGTTTATCGTACCTAAATAATTCTAACCTCTGGCTCGCCTTGCCCGTTTTTATGGAAAGTGAAACCCTAATTCATGATGTTCAACAGAAAGTAAATCGTCCGATCAATAGCGCTGGTACAATTTTCGCATTTCTACATTTATTACAATCGAATTTTTCGTTAAAAATGTGGGCTAAAAGTTATAAGTTATCAAATTCAATTAAAAGAGAGGCCAGCCTTCAAATAGAACTGTATAATCTATATATAAAAGATGGATTGAGCTCTTATGTTCTATATGAAACCAAGGCTGTACATTTACATCCATTACTTTCTCTTATTGAATTGATTGAGGGAAGAACCTATGATTTTAACGAAATACAACAACAGTACTACTCGTTACCTATTAAAAGTAGGGATGAATTAATGATTACTGGTAAAGATCTAATAGATTGGTTCCCTGGAGCTAAACGTGGTAAATGGGTGGGGGATTATATGGACAGAATAGAGAACTCCATCTTACAAAATCAGTTATCAAATAATAAAGAAGATATAAGAAAACAGGTGAAAATATGGAGCAAACAAGAAAGCAACTAA